A region of Cataglyphis hispanica isolate Lineage 1 chromosome 6, ULB_Chis1_1.0, whole genome shotgun sequence DNA encodes the following proteins:
- the LOC126850665 gene encoding LOW QUALITY PROTEIN: uncharacterized protein LOC126850665 (The sequence of the model RefSeq protein was modified relative to this genomic sequence to represent the inferred CDS: deleted 2 bases in 1 codon): protein MARDFRRVAVAVVGGGSGGSATVRCKLVLVFLVLLLAIVVPAYADSQGPSADFSRHILVRPRVYHGRTKRQISSTKENDIEHADVLTVGFNVDGVERILDLRLNTDLIPVGYQQRHQHRGTYKVHTPSKVELCHYQGSVRDVPESWVALSTCRGLRGVIFDGENLHHIHPEDESLDSPHYLYKHSDLVANNTCGYEGTPPHHVHRRDHREVERLSRHKRAAEIIRGPYNANRQSRYVELVLVIDKKEYMALDENLDKVHQHCKDIANIINALYMPLNVFIALVGVQVWSESDEINLSSNGDTTLSNFLRYRREKLVQDIPNDNAQLLTRITFEGGVVGKALKGPICTYEFSGGVSMDHSTVVGLVAATVAHEMGHNFGMEHDGPDCDCPEEKCIMASSSGSSGPTHWSTCSLEHLAIAFEHGMDYCLRNKPQKLFDSPICGNGFVESGEQCDCGLKENCDNPCCNVTTCMLHSNASCATGECCDLKTCRPKTAGTECRSAEHECDLPEYCTGQSEYCPADVFKMDGETCSVGKAFCYQGSCRTHDDQCKLLWGPTGWSSDTQCYDMNNRGTKNGNCGYNRIDASFIKCNDQNLLCGMLHCKHLNERLEFGMESVATLSHSFINNGGKIIPCRSAIVDLGLSEVDPGLAPDGAKCAPGKMCVNQKCMSVADLRASVSGGNACPNNCNGNGVCNSLGHCHCNRGFRPPDCLHPGIGGSEDSGPAEDPNARNDFITALYVIFLGIVPAVALLLLGVWYIRNSAQHWKKDVMSTTDRGHNGSLIKTIDRSSPMSRNIETIDSSLSQDPACVSLLPKTETDERYTNNMFGQFKGFTITPIHSNQSKLAEPTKPAPPPPPGWMPTVAIKTNIIKSSTQRCNVPHKNNLLSSNVNDATAPMLPPLNPGSMARPLISSPVLAATTCTSVELVAAKIPTRPAPDVPTRPAPAPPTTASTTPAKPQRPNSTPLTNVILPEPEKKDRGSTLNRIASMLRPGSGIMRSNSQRDERNTNSLPRNQHHKANKVIDKEILRNLEISNPIPQKEIEIATPVIPVISTAEVEKKNVVLRAQSMRDSKITPKPLIHTFGSMRQTTPVKRPTSIPTSARPTSPPPGPPNITQTEKSVESTIKIPGLPGYQNPPIKPLENVYDDCMNLIAESSLSALTEITEESPTNDNIYAVIEESVPEKNRKNTELETTKPTANEYKLPKRIDASSTGGMNGLESMGLLSEIVSEISNRNFDSIYSTSTLSRKKKENDKENASKNAENTGSNSSLGGYMNSSHYKTPGSVYSNSTSGKFNSSSSTTSSGYLHPSVINIPQVDRKETDKTISDANDNLKPIEKSKLDTLKSNNPNINDELSKELGMKPPENLVEHKPFAPTKIRSSHLIHIKKDDQAENKVPVKPPLNRTKTPPNIVKSPTSREPTESSVKLTRQSSDNTLKSLKSSSKTSDASSINSAKQRSDAKQTQLNATKSNSDLDKEESRTTVSVKNVPCSPKDNPGKFNSPDLVSSCSNSNQGGTKSPDVVGGNPKFSLPLKTSAHKTSTLPKNGGQKTPTTPLKPLNITSKTTGLSERKKSPTGNASIAKSLSSSVKDSNNAKVVTSKISAKTETIKSEDGGTRTNPLQRAASGKSNVASLQQKFEANKNNTGVTRTISSANNKKPVPASKVTGVRGGGVKKKKKENK, encoded by the exons GACATCGAGCACGCGGACGTGCTGACGGTGGGTTTCAATGTGGATGGTGTCGAGCGTATTCTCGACCTTCGACTGAACACCGATTTAATTCCGGTCGGCTATCAGCAACGCCACCAGCATCGCGGCACGTACAAAGTGCACACCCCGTCGAAAGTT GAACTCTGTCATTACCAAGGTAGCGTTCGAGATGTTCCCGAATCGTGGGTTGCGTTATCCACTTGTAGAGGATTGCGCGGTGTCATCTTCGATGGTGAGAATCTTCACCACATCCATCCGGAAGATGAGAGCTTGGATTCTCCGCATTACCTCTACAAGCACAGCGATCTCGTTGCCAATAATACGTGCG GTTACGAAGGCACGCCACCGCATCATGTTCACCGACGCGATCATCGCGAGGTTGAAAGACTTTCCAGG CACAAAAGAGCAGCTGAAATTATTCGAGGGCCCTATAACGCGAACAGACAATCGCGTTACGTGGAGCTAGTACTTGTGATCGATAAGAAGGAATATATGGCGCTCGACGAAAACTTGGACAAAGTGCATCAGCACTGTAAGGACATCGCCAACATTATCAACGCT CTATATATGCCGTTAAACGTATTCATCGCTCTGGTTGGCGTGCAAGTGTGGTCCGAGTCGGATGAGATAAATCTATCATCGAACGGCGACACCACTCTGTCCAATTTCCTGCGTTACCGTAGGGAGAAGCTGGTTCAAGATATACCCAACGATAACGCCCAGCTGTTGAC GCGAATCACCTTTGAAGGTGGAGTGGTAGGCAAGGCTCTTAAAGGACCGATATGCACTTACGAGTTCTCAGGCGGCGTTTCCATGGATCACTCGACCGTCGTTGGTTTAGTAGCAGCCACTGTTGCTCACGAGATGGGCCATAATTTTGGCATGGAGCACGATGGACCGGATTGCGACTGTCCTGAAGAGAA GTGCATAATGGCGTCATCCAGCGGCTCATCCGGACCAACGCATTGGTCCACATGCTCATTGGAACACTTGGCTATAGCCTTTGAGCATGGCATGGATTATTGTTTGAGGAACAAACCGCAGAAGCTGTTCGACAGTCCCATATGCGGCAACGGATTCGTCGAATCAGGCGAGCAGTGCGACTGCGGTTTGAAGGAGAATTGCGATAATCCTTGCTGTAACGTGACTACCTGCATGCTGCACAGTAACGCGAGCTGCGCCACCGGTGAGTGCTGTGATCTGAAGACCTGCAGGCCGAAAACCGCGGGTACGGAGTGTCGTAGCGCCGAACACGAGTGCGATCTGCCAGAATATTGTACGGGTCAGAGCGAATATTGTCCGGCAGACGTGTTTAAAATGGACGGCGAAACCTGCAGCGTAGGCAAGGCTTTCTGTTATCAGGGCTCATGCAGGACGCACGACGATCAGTGCAAACTCCTTTGGGGTCCCACCGGTTGGTCCTCCGACACGCAATGTTATGATATGAACAATCGGGGCACAAAGAACGGTAATTGCGGCTACAATCGGATTGATGCGAGTTTCATCAAGTGCAATGATCA AAATCTCCTCTGCGGCATGCTGCACTGTAAACATTTAAATGAACGACTAGAATTTGGCATGGAATCGGTCGCAACCTTGAGCCACTCCTTCATCAACAATGGAGGAAAGATAATACCATGTCGTTCGGCTATAGTCGATCTTGGATTGAGCGAAGTCGATCCTGGACTCGCACCAGACGGCGCCAAGTGTGCGCCTGGAAAG ATGTGCGTGAATCAGAAATGTATGTCAGTGGCGGATTTGAGAGCATCCGTATCCGGTGGTAATGCCTGTCCAAATAATTGCAACGGTAACGGAGTATGTAATAGTCTTGGTCATTGTCATTGTAACCGTGGTTTTCGACCACCTGACTGCCTTCATCCTGGAATCGGAGGCTCTGAAGATAGCGGTCCAGCCGAAGATCCAAACG CTCGGAACGATTTCATAACTGCATTGTATGTTATCTTCTTGGGAATAGTACCCGCCGTAGCTCTGCTGCTACTCGGAGTTTGGTACATCAGAAATTCTGCACAGCATTGGAAGAAGGACGTGATGTCTAC GACCGATCGCGGCCACAATGGATCGCTAATCAAAACGATCGATCGTTCGAGCCCCATGTCTCGTAACATTGAGACGATTGATTCTAGCCTGAGTCAGGATCCAGCGTGCGTAAGTCTGCTGCCTAAGACAGAGACCGACGAGCGCTACACCAACAATATGTTCGGTCAGTTTAAAGGATTCACGATCACGCCGATCCATTCAAATCAATCCAAACTGGCCGAGCCCACGAAACCGGCCCCACCTCCGCCGCCAGGGTGGATGCCTACCGTAGCGATAAAGACGAACATAATTAAGTCGAGCACGCAAAGGTGCAATGTACCGCATAAAAACAATCTGTTGAGTTCTAATGTCAACGATGCGACTGCGCCGATGTTGCCGCCGTTAAATCCCGGATCTATGGCGCGACCGTTAATCAGCAGTCCCGTATTGGCAGCCACAACTTGCACATCTGTCGAACTGGTAGCTGCCAAGATACCCACCAGACCTGCTCCGGATGTACCCACGCGTCCAGCCCCGGCACCGCCGACCACCGCTTCCACGACTCCCGCAAAGCCGCAGAGACCCAACAGTACGCCGTTGACGAACGTGATATTACCAGAACCTGAGAAGAAGGATAGAGGTAGCACGCTCAACCGAATCGCATCGATGTTGCGCCCTGGTTCCGGCATCATGAGAAGCAACTCCCAGAGAGAtgaaagaaatacaaattctCTGCCGAGGAACCAGCATCACAAGGCCAACAAAGTCATCGATAAGGAGATCCTGAGAAACTTGGAGATTTCCAATCCGATACCACAGAAGGAGATCGAAATCGCCACACCGGTCATCCCGGTGATATCAACGGCCGaggtcgagaaaaaaaatgtagtccTGCGCGCTCAATCAATGAGAGACAGCAAAATTACGCCAAAACCTCTTATTCATACATTCGGTTCGATGCGTCAGACGACACCCGTCAAGAGACCCACCAGTATTCCTACAAGCGCGAGGCCTACGTCACCACCTCCAGGTCCACCGAATATCACACAAACGGAAAAGTCCGTGGAAAGTACGATAAAGATTCCAGGACTGCCAGGCTATCAAAATCCACCCATAAAGCCCTTGGAGAATGTTTACGACGACTGCATGAACTTGATCGCGGAATCTTCATTGTCGGCTTTGACAGAGATCACGGAGGAATCTCCCACAAATGATAATATCTACGCGGTGATAGAGGAATCCGTACCGGAGAAGAACAGGAAGAATACGGAATTGGAGACAACAAAGCCAACCGCAAACGAATATAAACTACCGAAACGCATCGACGCGTCGTCCACTGGTGGTATGAACGGTCTGGAGTCGATGGGTCTGCTATCGGAAATCGTATCGGAGATCTCGAATCGCAATTTCGACTCTATATATTCTACCTCGACGCTAAGCAGAAAGAAGAAGGAGAATGATAAGGAGAATGCATCGAAAAATGCGGAAAATACAGGCTCCAATAGTTCCCTGGGTGGTTATATGAATTCGAGTCACTACAAAACACCCGGGAGCGTTTACTCGAACTCGACTTCCGGTAAATTTAATTCCTCGAGCTCCACCACCAGCTCCGGTTACCTTCATCCATCCGTGATAAATATTCCGCAAGTGGACAGAAAAGAGACGGATAAAACTATTTCGGACGCGAACGACAACTTGAAACCTATTGAGAAAAGCAAGCTAGATACCCTCAAGTCTAATAATCCTAATATAAACGACGAGCTGTCTAAGGAACTCGGCATGAAGCCACCTGAGAATCTTGTAGAACACAAACCTTTCGCTCCAACCAAGATTCGATCGTCTCATCTGATACATATCAAGAAGGACGACCAAGCTGAAAATAAAGTTCCGGTTAAGCCGCCTTTGAACAGGACTAAAACACCACCGAACATCGTGAAAAGTCCGACTTCCAGAGAACCGACCGAGTCGAGCGTAAAACTCACGAGACAAAGTTCAGATAATACATTAAAGTCGTTGAAATCTTCCTCGAAAACGTCCGATGCGAGTTCGATAAATTCGGCGAAGCAGCGTTCGGATGCGAAGCAAACGCAACTGAATGCGACCAAGTCGAATAGCGATTTAGATAAAGAGGAATCGCGTACAACTGTATCTGTCAAAAATGTGCCTTGTAGTCCTAAGGATAATCCGGGCAAGTTCAATAGCCCGGATTTGGTCTCGAGCTGCTCGAACTCGAATCAAGGCGGCACGAAATCGCCGGACGTTGTGGGCGGCAATCCCAAGTTCAGTCTCCCTTTGAAGACATCCGCTCACAAGACGTCCACGCTACCAAAAAATGGTGGGCAAAAGACGCCTACGACGCCGTTGAAACCTCTAAACATTACGTCCAAAACGACTGGTCTCTCGGAAAGGAAGAAGTCTCCGACCGGCAACGCGAGCATAGCTAAATCATTATCGTCATCTGTCAAGGATTCGAATAATGCCAAGGTTGTGACATCCAAGATATCCGCTAAGACGGAAACGATCAAGAGCGAGGATGGAGGAACGAGGACGAATCCGCTGCAAAGGGCGGCGAGTGGTAAATCCAACGTGGCGTCACTTCAGCAAAAATTCGAGGCCAACAAGAACAATACTGGTGTCACGAGGACTATATCGAGTGCGAATAACAAAAAGCCGGTGCCTGCG AGCAAAGTGACGGGAGTGCGCGGTGGcggtgtgaaaaaaaaaaaaaaagaaaacaaataa